In Palaemon carinicauda isolate YSFRI2023 chromosome 38, ASM3689809v2, whole genome shotgun sequence, a single window of DNA contains:
- the LOC137630341 gene encoding sperm acrosomal protein FSA-ACR.1-like, translated as MATQTRDQRTSNARSMATQNRGERTSDARSVATLNRGQRTSNARSMAPQTRGQRTSNPRSMATQTRDQRTSNARSMATQNRGQRTSNPRSMAPQTRGQRTSNPRSMATQTRDQRTSNARSMAPQKRGQRTFNARSMAPQKRDQRTSNAKSIALQNRGQRTSDARSMAPQKRGQRTSNARSMAPQNKCKKTSNARSMAPQNRGQ; from the coding sequence ATGGCAACTCAAACTAGAGAtcagagaacatctaatgctagaagcatggcaactcaaaatagaggtgaaagaacatCTGATGCTAGAAGCGTGGCaactctaaatagaggtcaaagaacatctaatgctagaagcatggcacctcaaactagaggtcaaagaacatctaatcctAGAAGCATGGCAACTCAAACTAGAGAtcagagaacatctaatgctagaagcatggcaactcaaaatagaggtcaaagaacatctaatcctagaagcatggcacctcaaactagaggtcaaagaacatctaatcctAGAAGCATGGCAACTCAAACTAGAGAtcagagaacatctaatgctagaagcatggctcctcaaaagagaggtcaaagaacatttaatgcTAGAAGCATGGCTCCTCAAAAGAGAGAtcagagaacatctaatgctaaaagcatagcacttcaaaatagaggtcaaagaacatctgatgctaGAAGCATGGctcctcaaaagagaggtcaaagaacatctaatgctagaagcatggcacctcaaaataaatgtaaaaaaacatctaatgctagaagcatggcacctcaaaatagaggccaatgA